Proteins encoded in a region of the Mucilaginibacter sabulilitoris genome:
- a CDS encoding plasmid transfer protein: MRKRLFYLVLLFSLWGTAGFAQTATVDTAISRKSLQYLQGDAVYESGVMVFLKGLKGSIWNHFSMFIGDAQALAAIFMIIFFAIKSYEMMVGDKRMEIMPLLRPFGLAMIIIWWGGFVKMVAFPTDLVAQQTEQMFDSVQSDVDGLRFTRANLMLQVANSLYTFQAQADVAEKESDTWYGQAWNTVTSTVKQGIADVVSPLLELKNRLTVGMQLLFTQLLELLGIWILRIATYIIFMIQIIYSSILIILGPFSVAVSILPAFRDSFSTWVARFVSVNLYSGIAYLIMYLCGLMEQYALTSEISKYQELVGKTGAPADMAKLAVFAGNGILSFGTVIIVFVIGAICMFTVPSISTWIISTSGISSAASNFGRGASTMAGATRIVGSFI, translated from the coding sequence ATGCGAAAAAGACTCTTTTATTTGGTCCTGCTATTTTCCTTATGGGGAACGGCAGGCTTTGCCCAAACCGCGACCGTTGATACCGCCATTAGCCGCAAGTCGCTGCAATACCTGCAAGGTGACGCGGTCTATGAAAGCGGTGTCATGGTGTTTTTAAAAGGGCTGAAGGGCTCGATCTGGAACCATTTTAGTATGTTCATCGGCGACGCGCAGGCATTGGCCGCTATATTTATGATCATATTTTTTGCCATCAAAAGCTATGAAATGATGGTGGGCGACAAGCGCATGGAAATCATGCCGCTGTTACGGCCATTCGGTTTGGCCATGATCATTATCTGGTGGGGCGGATTCGTGAAAATGGTGGCGTTTCCGACAGACCTGGTAGCGCAGCAGACCGAGCAAATGTTTGACAGCGTGCAAAGCGATGTGGACGGCCTGCGGTTCACACGGGCAAACTTAATGCTGCAAGTCGCCAATTCCTTATATACTTTCCAGGCACAGGCCGATGTTGCCGAAAAGGAAAGCGATACCTGGTACGGGCAGGCCTGGAATACCGTGACGAGCACGGTAAAACAAGGTATCGCCGATGTGGTATCGCCCCTCCTGGAACTCAAGAACAGGCTTACGGTGGGGATGCAATTGCTGTTTACCCAGCTTTTGGAGTTATTGGGAATATGGATTCTGCGCATCGCGACGTACATTATATTTATGATCCAGATTATCTATTCGTCGATATTGATCATACTGGGGCCGTTCTCAGTAGCGGTGAGCATTCTGCCAGCTTTCCGTGATAGTTTTTCGACCTGGGTCGCACGGTTTGTTTCGGTCAATTTGTATTCGGGTATCGCTTACCTGATCATGTACCTCTGCGGCCTGATGGAACAATACGCGCTGACCTCAGAGATCAGCAAGTACCAGGAACTCGTGGGTAAAACCGGGGCGCCTGCGGATATGGCGAAACTGGCGGTATTTGCTGGTAACGGTATCCTGTCATTTGGTACGGTCATTATCGTATTTGTGATCGGCGCGATCTGTATGTTTACAGTGCCCAGCATTTCTACGTGGATCATATCCACTTCGGGTATAAGCTCAGCCGCTTCCAATTTTGGCCGGGGTGCCAGCACAATGGCCGGTGCCACCCGCATCGTCGGCAGTTTCATCTAA
- the traM gene encoding conjugative transposon protein TraM has translation MQINLKQPKYILPLILLPFLCLFFFVFHSGFATKKTEDKPVNGINTSVGQVSGDVQKKQLEDKLDAYRNTYKEGDGTTAVNPLPSEKTSNPAFQSNYSDKEKKMLDSINEAMKARYGQSSPVDPQRKNHDPANDDQAMINALNGLKNRHNAGINSGTSESAVKDPMATFRQQMAYLDSMNKANDPAVKAERQKSDALAKVAAQKAAEPILAVKLADAPSTEFNTVLPEKHPDFIKVVIDENLTGYAGSRIRLRLLDDIDAGNYRIAKGTYLYALITGFSGQRVELTVKSILYENKILPVKLQVYDLDGLSGLYVPESAFRDFTKDLGTNTVQGVTVDGSGTGSLASQFAMSTASKMFESTSSAIAGLIRKDKAKIKYNSYLYLIDNEALEKAQQHY, from the coding sequence ATGCAAATCAATTTAAAGCAACCCAAATACATCCTGCCGCTGATCCTGCTGCCTTTTCTTTGCCTTTTCTTTTTTGTTTTCCATAGCGGATTTGCCACCAAAAAGACCGAAGACAAGCCCGTGAACGGGATCAATACTTCAGTTGGCCAGGTTTCTGGCGATGTACAAAAGAAACAATTGGAAGATAAGCTGGATGCTTATCGTAACACCTATAAAGAAGGCGACGGCACAACTGCCGTAAATCCTTTGCCCTCCGAGAAAACCAGCAACCCTGCCTTTCAAAGCAACTATTCAGACAAGGAAAAGAAAATGCTGGATTCTATCAATGAAGCAATGAAGGCCAGATATGGCCAATCCTCACCGGTTGACCCACAACGAAAAAACCATGATCCTGCCAACGACGACCAGGCCATGATTAATGCATTAAATGGTTTAAAGAACAGGCATAATGCAGGAATCAACAGTGGCACCAGCGAATCGGCGGTTAAAGACCCGATGGCAACGTTCCGGCAGCAGATGGCTTACCTCGACAGCATGAACAAGGCCAATGATCCGGCAGTGAAAGCCGAACGGCAGAAGTCCGACGCATTGGCGAAAGTTGCCGCACAAAAAGCCGCCGAACCCATATTAGCCGTGAAGCTGGCGGATGCGCCGTCAACGGAATTTAATACCGTGCTGCCTGAAAAGCACCCGGACTTTATTAAAGTGGTGATTGATGAGAATTTGACGGGTTATGCCGGTTCACGTATCCGCCTGCGGCTTTTAGATGACATCGATGCCGGGAATTACCGGATTGCCAAAGGCACTTACCTTTATGCGCTGATTACCGGCTTTTCCGGCCAGCGGGTTGAGCTGACCGTTAAATCCATTTTGTATGAGAACAAAATCCTGCCGGTCAAGTTGCAGGTGTACGACCTCGACGGGCTTTCCGGGCTGTATGTGCCTGAATCGGCGTTCCGCGATTTCACCAAAGACCTTGGCACCAATACGGTTCAGGGTGTGACCGTTGATGGCAGCGGCACCGGTTCCCTTGCCAGCCAGTTCGCTATGAGCACCGCCAGCAAAATGTTTGAGTCCACCTCATCTGCCATTGCCGGGTTGATCCGTAAGGATAAGGCGAAGATCAAATACAATTCTTACCTCTATTTAATCGATAACGAAGCGCTCGAAAAAGCGCAGCAACACTATTAA
- the traK gene encoding conjugative transposon protein TraK: MIVKNIEAKIRLATWVAMGSFLTSIILSAICCSYAYRQVSDARKSIYILSNGIPQQANQTDMQVNRPAEYRADIDLFHALFFSLTPDDKYIEYQLKKAMYLVDESGADQVNNLKENGFFNSVLSSSSVITLQTDSISLDMTKRYFRYYGKLKIDRRSSTVIRSLITEGYLKDIPRSDNNPHGVLIMNWKTLENKDLENVQKNTF, encoded by the coding sequence ATGATCGTTAAAAATATCGAAGCCAAAATACGGCTGGCGACCTGGGTGGCTATGGGCAGCTTTCTGACCTCCATCATTTTGTCGGCTATCTGCTGCTCGTATGCCTACCGGCAGGTTTCGGATGCGCGCAAAAGTATTTACATCCTGAGCAATGGTATTCCCCAGCAGGCTAATCAAACCGATATGCAGGTTAACCGGCCTGCAGAGTACAGGGCCGACATTGACCTGTTTCATGCCCTGTTCTTTTCGCTGACCCCGGATGACAAGTATATCGAATACCAGTTAAAAAAAGCGATGTACCTCGTCGATGAATCTGGTGCCGACCAGGTGAACAACCTGAAGGAGAACGGTTTTTTCAACTCGGTACTGTCCTCCAGTTCTGTCATTACCCTGCAAACGGATTCCATTTCGCTTGACATGACCAAACGCTATTTCCGCTACTACGGCAAGCTGAAGATCGACCGCCGCAGTTCTACGGTAATCCGTTCGCTGATAACCGAGGGCTACCTGAAGGATATTCCCCGGAGCGACAATAATCCGCACGGTGTGCTCATTATGAACTGGAAAACGCTCGAAAATAAAGACCTCGAAAATGTTCAGAAAAATACATTCTAA
- a CDS encoding TraG/VirB4 family ATPase yields the protein MAGKQVFNIPYIGIDHYNGTDILVGAGGECSVVIKITNPVTRYSAASAAYDEFHALMINVVKIMGDGYLLQKSDVISKEKYPLKNGGEYLQQKYNEHFVGRDYISVSTYITLTKQVRKGAFYVFDKKALRDFSQQMDKVMDILVAAKTAPMILAEQQLNQLIMQFLAMDFRPEHIVLNNFAPNDNEIKMGDRAIRNIPLINIDNVDLPSTVSTHIEMNDKETLRGFPIDFLSFLFRVPDFEVIVFNQVIDIPSQFMTLKKLELKKKRHSGIPDPANTLCVEDIDLLLNDVARENQLLVNCHFNIVLAAQQDKIQKAANFIESALFSLGIVASKNGYNQLELYRSALPGNAVELKDYDWFLTTCDAAVCFFLKESMPLDEPSDFLVRFTDRQGVPVGIDVADLPMRTNRINNRNKFVLGPSGSGKSFFMNSLIEQYMLFNMDMVIVDTGHSYSGLCAYYKGKYITYTDKKPITMNPFQITMEEFNIEKKDFLITLAGLLWKGADGIFSQVERDVISNVINAYYLQYFEQGELPPISKKDQFAIRKKILEEMKGGSGFTPLAEFEIEVLDNDLAGELPRDDQALIDALTHSGDTLTPNEANPFRAAYDEKFHQAVKEEQLRRLKAEGKPHIDQLNFNSFYEFALWKIPEIKREESIPFDVDEFRYVLKKFYRGGEFAQILNEATDSSLFTERFIVYEIDAVKENRVLFPIVTLAIMDVFIQKMRFRSSRRKALVVEEAWKAIASPLMASYLLYLYKTVRKFWGEAIVVTQELGDIIGNAVVKDSIINNSDTVCLLDQTKFKDNYGAIASLLSINETERKKIFSINQLENTEGRGRFKEVYIRRGAVGEVYGVEVSLHQYLTFSTEKPEKSALEVYIEHFGGYQRALDLFVDDFHNSKLTLAQFVSHINKNGQPILYDNHENDNAFPYAPALINF from the coding sequence TGCAAAAATCTGATGTGATCAGCAAAGAAAAATACCCGCTCAAAAACGGTGGCGAGTATTTGCAGCAGAAATACAATGAACATTTCGTAGGGCGTGATTATATCTCGGTTAGTACCTACATCACCCTGACCAAACAGGTACGCAAGGGGGCTTTTTACGTCTTTGATAAAAAGGCACTGCGCGATTTCAGTCAGCAAATGGATAAGGTCATGGACATCCTGGTTGCCGCAAAGACGGCACCTATGATCCTGGCCGAACAGCAGCTTAATCAGCTTATCATGCAGTTCCTTGCGATGGATTTTAGGCCGGAACATATCGTGCTGAACAACTTCGCGCCGAACGATAACGAGATCAAAATGGGCGACCGGGCCATTCGTAATATCCCGCTGATAAATATCGACAATGTCGATTTACCTTCCACTGTTTCCACCCACATTGAGATGAATGATAAGGAAACGCTGCGCGGCTTTCCCATAGATTTCCTTTCCTTTTTGTTCCGGGTGCCCGATTTCGAGGTAATTGTCTTCAACCAGGTCATCGATATTCCCAGCCAGTTTATGACGCTGAAAAAACTGGAACTGAAAAAGAAACGGCATTCCGGTATTCCCGACCCGGCCAATACGTTGTGTGTCGAGGATATTGACTTGCTCTTAAACGATGTCGCACGGGAAAACCAGTTATTGGTCAATTGCCATTTTAATATTGTCCTTGCCGCACAGCAGGATAAAATACAGAAAGCTGCCAATTTTATTGAAAGCGCACTTTTTAGCTTAGGCATCGTGGCAAGCAAGAACGGGTACAACCAATTGGAGCTGTACCGGTCCGCTTTGCCGGGGAATGCCGTGGAACTTAAAGATTACGACTGGTTCCTGACCACCTGTGATGCGGCTGTTTGTTTCTTTCTGAAAGAGTCGATGCCGCTCGACGAGCCCTCCGATTTTTTGGTACGCTTTACGGATCGGCAGGGCGTACCGGTAGGCATTGACGTAGCCGATCTGCCGATGCGCACAAACCGCATCAACAACCGCAATAAATTCGTCTTGGGGCCAAGCGGTTCGGGTAAATCCTTCTTTATGAATAGCCTGATTGAGCAATATATGTTGTTCAATATGGATATGGTCATTGTGGACACCGGCCATTCCTATTCCGGCTTATGCGCCTATTACAAGGGAAAATATATCACTTATACCGATAAAAAGCCGATCACGATGAACCCCTTCCAGATTACCATGGAAGAATTCAACATCGAGAAAAAGGACTTCCTGATCACGCTGGCAGGCCTGCTTTGGAAAGGTGCCGACGGGATTTTCAGTCAGGTTGAACGCGACGTCATCAGTAATGTGATCAATGCATATTACCTGCAATATTTTGAGCAGGGTGAATTGCCGCCGATCTCCAAAAAGGACCAGTTCGCCATTCGCAAAAAGATATTAGAGGAAATGAAGGGCGGCAGCGGCTTTACACCCCTTGCGGAATTTGAAATTGAAGTTTTGGATAATGACCTTGCCGGAGAACTGCCACGGGATGATCAGGCATTGATCGATGCACTGACTCATTCCGGCGACACGCTGACACCAAACGAAGCCAATCCGTTCCGGGCAGCCTATGATGAAAAGTTTCACCAGGCTGTTAAGGAAGAGCAATTGCGACGACTGAAAGCCGAAGGCAAGCCGCATATTGATCAGTTAAACTTCAATAGCTTTTATGAATTCGCGCTTTGGAAAATCCCGGAAATCAAACGGGAAGAAAGTATTCCTTTCGATGTGGATGAGTTCCGCTATGTACTCAAAAAGTTCTATAGAGGTGGTGAATTCGCGCAGATCCTGAACGAAGCGACCGATTCTTCGCTGTTTACCGAACGCTTCATAGTCTATGAAATTGATGCCGTAAAGGAAAATCGCGTCCTCTTTCCAATAGTGACGCTGGCGATCATGGACGTATTCATTCAGAAGATGCGCTTTCGTTCATCACGTCGTAAGGCCCTTGTGGTGGAGGAAGCGTGGAAAGCGATAGCAAGCCCATTGATGGCTTCGTACCTTTTATACCTCTATAAAACGGTCAGAAAGTTTTGGGGTGAGGCCATAGTCGTGACCCAGGAATTAGGAGATATTATCGGCAACGCCGTGGTGAAAGACAGTATCATCAATAATTCAGATACGGTATGCCTGCTTGATCAAACCAAGTTCAAAGATAATTACGGTGCTATCGCCTCGCTCTTATCGATCAATGAAACGGAGCGCAAAAAGATATTCTCTATTAACCAGTTGGAGAATACCGAAGGTCGCGGACGCTTCAAAGAAGTATATATCCGCAGGGGTGCGGTTGGTGAAGTTTATGGTGTAGAGGTCAGCCTGCACCAGTATTTGACTTTCTCCACCGAGAAACCCGAAAAATCGGCGCTGGAGGTATACATCGAACATTTCGGTGGTTACCAGCGCGCGCTCGATCTTTTTGTGGATGACTTCCATAACAGCAAATTAACGCTGGCGCAATTTGTCAGCCACATCAACAAAAACGGTCAACCTATTTTATACGATAACCATGAAAACGATAATGCTTTTCCTTATGCTCCTGCCCTTATTAATTTTTAA